A genomic window from Alkalihalobacillus sp. AL-G includes:
- a CDS encoding ATP-binding protein — MVEYLKDFILNIFFIFSPLVFYPYIHKFKNNILLYRILLSFLFSLILILVMSLPIDVNGITYDFRSIPVIIGSLYGGVPVAVTLYCVLVSYRFILGNPDNLLYIMTVLPSLFIVLYALRSYGNLRTYQKMIVAVILCSLMKLITISLYLAYIQRVDLMFNSFIDTIQTYLVQGVIIGACVYLIEFLNRYFHMQDEVYKSEKIRMVSEMAASVAHEVRNPLTSVRGFIQLLGDTDQDKEKREYFQKICLDELDRADLIISDYLSLAKPDNEIIETINVNDEVSHISNVLLTYANYNNIQINTKSSEDDELCIVGDKQKFRQALINIGKNAIESMQSGGILKIKAKQLNDNVVVYICDTGVGMTPQQIQRLGTPYYSTKEKGTGLGTMVSFAIIKKMNGKVEIKSEVDEGTDVIIYFPEMKLEE, encoded by the coding sequence ATGGTAGAGTATCTCAAAGATTTCATTTTAAATATTTTCTTTATCTTCTCTCCGTTAGTTTTTTATCCATATATACATAAATTTAAAAACAACATTTTATTATACCGAATCTTGCTGAGTTTCCTCTTTTCACTAATATTAATCCTAGTTATGTCTCTGCCTATAGATGTAAACGGAATAACCTATGATTTTCGGTCTATTCCAGTAATAATCGGGTCTTTATATGGCGGGGTACCAGTTGCGGTTACATTGTATTGTGTTCTTGTTTCATATCGATTTATTTTGGGGAATCCAGACAATTTGCTTTACATCATGACCGTGTTGCCTAGTTTATTTATCGTTCTTTACGCTCTTAGAAGTTATGGGAACTTAAGAACTTATCAAAAAATGATCGTAGCAGTCATTTTATGTTCACTTATGAAACTGATCACAATTTCACTATATCTTGCATATATTCAGCGGGTTGACCTGATGTTTAATAGTTTTATAGATACAATACAAACCTATCTAGTACAAGGGGTAATTATTGGTGCTTGTGTTTACTTAATTGAATTTCTTAATAGATATTTCCATATGCAAGATGAAGTTTATAAAAGCGAGAAAATTAGAATGGTTAGTGAAATGGCCGCTTCTGTAGCCCATGAAGTACGGAACCCGCTGACATCTGTAAGAGGCTTTATACAATTATTGGGGGATACAGATCAAGATAAGGAAAAGAGGGAGTATTTTCAAAAGATATGTCTTGATGAATTGGACCGTGCAGATCTAATTATTTCAGATTATCTCTCACTTGCAAAACCAGATAACGAAATCATTGAAACAATCAACGTCAATGATGAAGTCAGCCATATATCGAATGTTCTTCTAACCTATGCCAACTATAATAATATACAAATAAATACCAAAAGCTCTGAAGATGATGAATTATGCATCGTTGGAGATAAACAAAAATTTCGTCAGGCTTTAATCAATATCGGCAAGAATGCGATCGAGTCAATGCAAAGCGGGGGCATTCTAAAAATAAAGGCAAAACAACTGAATGATAATGTTGTTGTGTATATATGTGATACTGGTGTTGGAATGACACCGCAGCAAATCCAGAGACTTGGGACACCGTACTATTCAACAAAAGAAAAAGGTACAGGTCTCGGGACCATGGTTTCATTTGCTATTATTAAAAAAATGAATGGCAAAGTGGAAATTAAGAGTGAAGTAGACGAAGGAACAGATGTGATTATTTATTTTCCTGAAATGAAACTAGAAGAGTAA
- a CDS encoding VOC family protein, translated as MGRLVHFEVHVSDMEQAKTFYGEVFGWKFEDWSEFAGMPYFGAVTGGEDQPGINGALMQRQGPPPEANQSVSGYVCTMGVEDYDSTETKILNNGGKVAMPKYALPGMAWQGYYTDQEGNIFGIHQPDENAK; from the coding sequence ATGGGAAGATTAGTTCATTTCGAAGTTCATGTAAGTGACATGGAACAAGCCAAAACGTTTTATGGGGAAGTATTCGGATGGAAATTCGAAGATTGGAGCGAATTTGCAGGCATGCCTTATTTCGGGGCAGTGACCGGCGGTGAAGACCAGCCTGGAATCAATGGTGCATTAATGCAGCGTCAAGGTCCTCCGCCTGAAGCCAATCAAAGTGTAAGTGGTTATGTTTGTACGATGGGAGTAGAAGATTACGATTCGACCGAAACGAAAATCCTTAACAATGGAGGCAAGGTTGCAATGCCGAAATACGCCTTGCCAGGAATGGCGTGGCAAGGATACTATACTGATCAAGAAGGAAATATCTTTGGAATCCATCAACCAGATGAGAACGCGAAATAG
- a CDS encoding ABC transporter permease translates to MGNLMKTEWYKLRKDRAFRFLTWMLIAVAVLFPLLEFEGVSGLPTVNEYYLNTVLGVHTDIVKLIPSILAGFFITSEYSMGTMKSIASSGNSRIRIYFAKLTMFSVGAIVISLILPVFMTGASAIYFGFNDMPDWTFFFQTIGLIILYAAAFASIMAFFSIMFTDSGKTIGFLLLFFMMINWPLQLLAAKVPFFEPIINHSIFKLVYDIVKIGQLDSSEVFFLVVIPILTFLVSGILGSIIFRKKEIK, encoded by the coding sequence ATGGGTAATCTTATGAAAACAGAATGGTATAAATTAAGAAAAGATCGAGCGTTTCGGTTCCTGACATGGATGTTGATTGCTGTCGCTGTTTTGTTTCCACTTTTGGAATTTGAAGGTGTTTCTGGTCTGCCTACTGTAAATGAATATTATCTGAATACTGTCCTTGGTGTCCATACTGATATAGTAAAGCTTATTCCAAGTATTTTAGCGGGTTTCTTTATTACAAGCGAATACTCGATGGGGACGATGAAAAGCATCGCTTCTTCTGGCAATAGTAGAATACGAATTTATTTTGCTAAGCTGACAATGTTTTCGGTTGGAGCCATCGTAATCTCATTAATACTACCGGTTTTTATGACAGGTGCCAGTGCTATTTATTTTGGTTTTAATGACATGCCTGATTGGACGTTCTTTTTCCAAACGATTGGACTGATTATCCTTTATGCAGCGGCATTTGCTTCAATCATGGCGTTCTTTTCGATCATGTTTACCGACAGCGGAAAGACAATCGGATTTCTACTCTTGTTTTTTATGATGATTAATTGGCCCCTGCAACTTTTAGCGGCTAAAGTTCCGTTCTTTGAACCGATTATTAATCATTCTATATTTAAGTTAGTATATGACATTGTTAAGATCGGTCAGTTGGACAGCAGTGAAGTATTCTTCCTTGTGGTTATCCCGATTTTGACATTCCTGGTATCCGGGATTTTAGGCAGTATCATTTTCCGAAAAAAGGAAATCAAATAA
- a CDS encoding PIN-like domain-containing protein, whose protein sequence is MSGKWYPSIIDIIDDSVIVFDSSALLNVYRYSLVSSKRILNYIKKYEDKAWLPAQVKKEFYKNKEKVRSLNLYKNLDKKLIRQVDIKRDELLVQFSEYEKKRFSKFTDLKSQLETKFDEMNTIIKDYKNKIAEETGVYKEFIEETDSYLDMLLESEKVGDEFNLVELLEVLKEGETRYRYSLPPGYEDAKNKEGIDKFGDLIVWKQIFKKLPELVDDKYIVFVTSDTKPDWFHKNDQKEVINPRNELISEFNHFNSDKEIIIIPFENFIEEISDSTDQSDRDFLLELRLNNLVKRLPTDSFKKIIEEKIREIGVNDIVRKALQRSNSSERQHVKYLGDISHPYIENITIETNGIKVEDDEVIYYLNVITECDYPTTSYHSNIISYGDIYAELVLSIELTRKLEDNEVIFIDKFKKNPTDVTTVTRSYTDKEKYIWGSDDDHYNEDEEYIDKDVYTTCPGCGEGISNSNDAGDGFCTDCSS, encoded by the coding sequence ATGAGCGGTAAATGGTACCCTAGTATTATTGATATAATTGATGATTCAGTAATTGTGTTTGACAGTAGTGCTTTATTAAATGTTTATAGATACTCATTGGTAAGTAGTAAAAGGATATTAAATTACATAAAAAAATACGAGGATAAAGCATGGCTTCCGGCACAAGTTAAAAAAGAGTTTTATAAAAATAAAGAAAAGGTTAGAAGTCTTAACTTATATAAAAATTTAGATAAAAAATTAATCAGACAAGTGGATATTAAAAGAGACGAACTATTAGTACAGTTCTCTGAATATGAAAAGAAGAGGTTCTCAAAATTCACTGATTTAAAAAGTCAACTTGAAACTAAGTTTGATGAAATGAATACAATTATTAAAGATTATAAAAATAAAATTGCTGAAGAAACTGGAGTCTATAAAGAATTTATTGAGGAAACAGATAGTTATTTAGACATGCTTTTAGAAAGTGAAAAAGTTGGCGATGAATTTAATCTTGTGGAACTACTAGAGGTCCTAAAAGAAGGAGAGACAAGGTATAGATATAGCTTACCCCCAGGGTATGAAGATGCCAAAAATAAAGAGGGGATAGACAAGTTCGGCGATTTAATAGTATGGAAACAAATATTTAAAAAATTACCTGAATTAGTGGATGACAAATACATTGTATTTGTCACGAGTGATACAAAGCCAGATTGGTTTCATAAGAATGATCAAAAAGAAGTTATAAATCCAAGAAATGAATTAATTTCGGAATTTAACCATTTTAATTCAGACAAAGAAATAATAATTATTCCCTTTGAAAACTTTATAGAGGAAATATCTGACTCAACAGACCAATCTGATAGAGATTTCTTATTAGAACTTCGACTGAATAATTTAGTTAAGAGATTACCAACTGATTCTTTTAAAAAGATAATAGAAGAAAAAATAAGGGAGATTGGTGTTAATGATATAGTAAGAAAAGCTCTACAAAGGTCAAACAGTTCAGAACGCCAACATGTTAAATACTTAGGGGATATTTCTCATCCTTATATTGAAAATATTACTATAGAGACAAATGGCATTAAAGTAGAGGATGATGAAGTAATTTATTATCTAAATGTAATTACAGAATGTGATTATCCAACTACATCTTATCATTCCAATATAATATCCTATGGTGATATATATGCAGAGTTAGTATTGAGTATTGAATTAACAAGGAAGCTTGAGGATAATGAGGTAATTTTTATTGATAAATTTAAAAAAAATCCTACTGATGTTACTACAGTAACTCGTTCTTATACTGATAAAGAGAAGTATATTTGGGGAAGTGACGATGACCATTATAATGAGGACGAGGAATATATAGATAAAGATGTTTATACTACTTGTCCAGGATGTGGAGAAGGGATAAGTAATTCAAATGATGCAGGTGATGGTTTCTGTACGGATTGCTCCTCCTAA
- a CDS encoding sensor histidine kinase KdpD, giving the protein MLYVMILAIIVLVYVLTRLYFLKREIKRTTRQLNELNKNATAKKIDISYFDRDFEKLAKEINNQIDLTKKAKAEKRSTENELKQAISYISHDIRTPMTTILGYIQFLESDEITPEMRKEYISIVKNGARRLKILLEDFFELSIIEQADYPMKIEMIKLNQLILEVLLGFYEEFNKRNLEPTIKIPDNDIVLRADHSAVKRVIENLVVNAIRYSSGTVTIQLEEFNTSVQLTISNSVDQLSEQDLNHMFDRFYKADQTRTGKGTGLGLPIAKSLMGKMNGRLTAEQMENQLFMKCEWGN; this is encoded by the coding sequence ATGCTCTATGTAATGATATTAGCCATTATTGTTTTAGTATATGTTCTCACCCGTCTTTATTTTTTAAAAAGGGAAATCAAAAGAACAACCCGACAACTCAATGAACTAAACAAAAATGCAACTGCAAAGAAAATAGATATCAGCTATTTTGATAGAGATTTTGAGAAGCTGGCAAAGGAAATAAATAACCAAATTGATTTAACAAAAAAAGCAAAAGCAGAAAAGCGCTCGACTGAAAATGAGTTAAAACAGGCGATATCATACATATCACATGATATTCGCACCCCTATGACCACGATATTGGGTTATATTCAATTTTTAGAATCAGATGAAATAACGCCAGAGATGAGAAAAGAATATATCAGTATCGTTAAAAATGGTGCAAGGAGATTAAAGATTTTACTTGAGGATTTTTTCGAGCTCTCGATTATCGAACAAGCGGATTATCCGATGAAAATCGAAATGATTAAATTAAATCAGTTGATCTTGGAGGTACTTTTAGGATTTTACGAAGAATTCAATAAAAGAAATTTAGAGCCAACGATTAAAATTCCGGACAATGATATTGTTCTTAGGGCCGATCATTCTGCGGTTAAACGAGTCATTGAAAATTTAGTAGTAAATGCGATTAGATATTCAAGTGGAACTGTCACCATCCAGCTTGAGGAATTCAATACATCCGTTCAACTGACAATTAGTAATTCGGTCGACCAATTAAGTGAACAGGATTTAAATCATATGTTTGACCGTTTTTATAAAGCAGACCAAACAAGGACTGGAAAAGGTACAGGTCTTGGGTTGCCGATTGCGAAAAGCTTAATGGGAAAAATGAATGGGCGCCTTACTGCTGAGCAAATGGAAAACCAATTATTCATGAAGTGTGAATGGGGAAATTAA
- a CDS encoding malate:quinone oxidoreductase, with protein MTSKQEHILFFENIEVRKDIMSNIQKKTDVILIGAGAMSATLGSLLKELAPEWEIKVFEKLANAGEESSNEWNNAGTGHSALCELNYTTEKSDGTIDISKAIKINEQFQLSRQFWSYLVNRNLIRNPQDFIMPLPHMSFVQGEENVAFLKKRMEALSNNPLFKGMEFSDDHGKLMEWIPLIMEGRTIDEPIAATKIDSGTDVNFGALTRMLFDHLKSNNVEVNYKHSVKDIKRTSDGSWQVIVQDIDSGKIEYHTAKFVFIGGGGGSLPLLQKTGIPESKHIGGFPVSGQFMVCNNPEVVAQHQAKVYGKAKVGAPPMSVPHLDTRYIDNKKSLLFGPFAGFSPKFLKTGSNFDLIGCVKPDNVFTMLAAGAKEMALTKYLIQQVMLSKEQRLEEIREFIPNAKSEDWEIVVAGQRVQIIKDTEAGGKGTLQFGTEVVSSDDGSIAALLGASPGASTAVHVMLEVLEKCFPQHMNEWEPKIKEMIPSFGVSLVDNPELFQEIHTSTAQVLGLSEKELVHS; from the coding sequence ATGACATCTAAGCAAGAGCACATACTCTTTTTTGAAAATATAGAGGTAAGGAAGGATATCATGAGTAACATTCAGAAAAAAACAGACGTTATCTTGATCGGTGCCGGAGCCATGAGCGCGACATTGGGGTCTTTACTGAAAGAGTTAGCTCCTGAATGGGAAATCAAAGTGTTTGAGAAACTCGCAAATGCAGGAGAAGAAAGCTCTAACGAATGGAATAATGCGGGTACGGGCCATTCTGCACTGTGCGAGCTTAACTATACCACCGAAAAATCGGACGGAACGATTGATATAAGCAAAGCGATCAAAATCAATGAGCAGTTTCAGCTTTCAAGACAGTTTTGGTCTTATCTTGTAAACAGAAATCTGATACGTAATCCGCAGGACTTCATCATGCCATTACCTCATATGAGTTTCGTACAAGGGGAAGAAAATGTAGCGTTCTTGAAAAAACGTATGGAAGCACTGTCCAACAACCCCCTATTTAAGGGTATGGAATTTTCAGATGACCATGGAAAACTGATGGAATGGATTCCACTTATCATGGAAGGCCGTACAATAGATGAACCGATAGCGGCAACAAAGATCGACTCTGGAACGGATGTCAACTTTGGTGCATTAACACGCATGTTGTTTGACCACTTAAAGAGTAATAACGTTGAGGTCAACTACAAACATAGTGTCAAGGATATCAAACGAACTAGCGATGGCTCATGGCAAGTGATCGTGCAAGATATCGATAGCGGCAAAATTGAATACCATACGGCAAAATTCGTCTTTATCGGTGGAGGGGGCGGAAGTCTGCCTTTACTACAAAAAACGGGTATCCCTGAATCAAAGCATATCGGTGGATTCCCGGTAAGCGGACAATTCATGGTATGTAACAATCCGGAAGTCGTGGCGCAGCATCAGGCAAAAGTGTACGGTAAAGCAAAGGTTGGTGCGCCTCCAATGTCTGTTCCGCATCTTGATACAAGATATATCGATAACAAAAAATCATTGCTATTTGGACCGTTTGCCGGTTTCTCACCAAAGTTCTTGAAAACGGGTTCAAATTTTGATTTGATAGGCTGCGTAAAACCGGATAATGTCTTCACAATGTTGGCGGCAGGCGCAAAAGAGATGGCATTGACAAAATACCTGATCCAGCAGGTCATGTTATCGAAGGAACAGCGCTTGGAAGAAATACGCGAGTTTATTCCGAACGCCAAAAGCGAGGATTGGGAAATCGTGGTAGCCGGTCAACGTGTGCAAATTATCAAAGATACGGAGGCAGGCGGAAAAGGAACCCTTCAATTTGGAACAGAAGTTGTTAGTTCCGATGATGGCTCGATCGCTGCATTGCTCGGCGCTTCTCCAGGTGCTTCTACTGCCGTGCACGTCATGCTTGAGGTATTAGAAAAGTGCTTCCCGCAACATATGAATGAGTGGGAACCGAAAATAAAGGAAATGATTCCATCTTTTGGCGTGTCACTAGTGGACAACCCAGAGCTATTCCAAGAAATTCATACCTCAACAGCGCAGGTTCTTGGCCTAAGCGAAAAAGAACTGGTCCATAGTTAA
- a CDS encoding ABC transporter ATP-binding protein has translation MNEYVLKTNHLSKKYQNKMALDKVDLSIKKGSIYGFIGQNGAGKSTLIRLIFGLAYPTTGTFELFGKNNEREMIEARKRIGTIIEGPALYPHMTAFENLEAHRLLKGIPGKECIGKTLTLVGLKDTGKKKAKNFSLGMKQRLGLAIALLGDPEFLILDEPINGLDPMGVVEIRELLKKLNQEYGITILISSHILSELHLLATHYGIIHEGELLEQLSAKELNEKCQQYVHIKVDNPNKAASVIERVFATQDFEVMPDGSIKLFAYVDVPGQVSKALTDEGLVIEQFMPMGEDLETYFTNRIGGVQHG, from the coding sequence ATGAATGAATATGTTCTTAAAACCAATCATTTATCTAAGAAATATCAGAACAAAATGGCCCTTGATAAAGTTGATTTATCGATTAAAAAGGGATCCATTTATGGTTTTATTGGGCAAAATGGAGCTGGTAAGTCAACGTTGATACGACTTATATTTGGTCTTGCCTACCCGACAACTGGAACTTTTGAGTTATTTGGAAAGAACAATGAACGAGAGATGATTGAAGCAAGAAAGCGAATTGGGACGATAATTGAAGGTCCTGCCTTATATCCGCATATGACGGCTTTTGAAAATTTAGAAGCACATAGGCTTTTAAAAGGAATACCAGGGAAGGAATGTATTGGAAAAACACTTACTCTGGTAGGTTTAAAGGATACAGGGAAAAAGAAAGCCAAGAATTTTTCTTTAGGGATGAAGCAGCGGCTTGGGCTTGCAATAGCTCTATTGGGAGATCCTGAATTTTTGATTCTTGATGAGCCGATAAATGGACTGGACCCAATGGGCGTAGTCGAAATACGAGAATTATTAAAGAAGCTTAACCAAGAGTATGGAATTACGATCTTAATTTCAAGCCATATTTTAAGCGAACTTCATTTATTAGCAACCCATTATGGAATCATTCATGAAGGGGAATTGTTAGAGCAATTATCGGCAAAAGAACTGAATGAAAAATGTCAGCAATACGTGCATATTAAAGTAGATAATCCAAACAAAGCGGCATCCGTCATAGAAAGGGTATTTGCAACGCAAGATTTTGAAGTAATGCCAGACGGATCGATCAAGTTGTTTGCCTATGTAGATGTACCGGGGCAAGTATCAAAAGCCCTAACAGATGAAGGATTGGTTATCGAGCAATTTATGCCAATGGGAGAAGATTTAGAAACCTACTTCACCAACCGCATCGGGGGTGTACAGCATGGGTAA
- a CDS encoding response regulator transcription factor, with protein MNDSVNILIIEDDEDINRLLCNIISKNGYTPKPAYSGTEAIIYLENQKWDMILLDLMLPGMSGEEILTKATDKSDVPVVIISAKLETQTKIDTLRAGADDYITKPFDIEEVSARIDSCLRRYRRMADVPIANQVRHKDLVMDTDAKKASVNGNELKLTAREYEVLFLLMSSPKKVFTKANLFESVWNEEFYGDDNTINVHMSNLRSKLSKANPNEEYIETIWGMGYRLKT; from the coding sequence ATGAATGATTCAGTAAATATTTTAATAATTGAAGATGATGAAGATATTAATCGACTGCTTTGCAATATTATCAGCAAAAACGGTTATACGCCTAAGCCCGCTTACTCTGGGACTGAGGCGATCATTTATTTGGAAAATCAAAAATGGGATATGATCCTGCTTGATTTAATGCTTCCTGGTATGTCTGGCGAAGAAATTCTAACGAAAGCGACTGATAAGAGTGATGTTCCTGTCGTTATTATTTCTGCAAAGCTGGAAACCCAAACAAAGATCGATACTTTAAGGGCAGGCGCGGATGACTATATAACAAAGCCTTTTGATATTGAAGAGGTTTCTGCGAGAATCGATTCTTGCTTACGAAGATATCGACGTATGGCGGATGTGCCAATTGCCAATCAGGTTCGCCACAAAGATCTCGTGATGGATACAGATGCAAAAAAAGCGTCTGTGAATGGGAATGAGCTAAAATTAACAGCGCGTGAATATGAGGTATTGTTTCTGCTGATGTCCTCCCCCAAGAAGGTGTTTACAAAAGCCAATTTATTCGAGAGTGTTTGGAATGAGGAATTCTATGGGGATGATAATACGATTAATGTTCATATGAGCAATTTAAGAAGTAAGCTCTCGAAAGCGAATCCGAATGAGGAGTATATCGAAACGATTTGGGGAATGGGGTACCGACTTAAAACTTAA